The following coding sequences are from one Delphinus delphis chromosome 19, mDelDel1.2, whole genome shotgun sequence window:
- the ALDH3A1 gene encoding aldehyde dehydrogenase, dimeric NADP-preferring, with protein MDTISEVVQRARAAFNAGKTRPLQCRVQQLEGLRRLIREREKDLVGALAADLRKNEWTAYYEEIVYVLEEIDYVIKKLPEWAADEPVEKTPQTQQDESYIHSEPLGVVLIIGTWNYPFSLTIQPMVGAIAAGNAVVLKPSELSENTASLLATILPQYLDKDLYPVISGGVPETTEVLKERFDHILYIGSPGVGRIVMMAAAKHLTPVTLGLGGKNPCYVDKDCDLDVACRRIAWGKFMNSGQGCVAPDYILCDPSIQNQVVEKLTKSLKEFYGEDAKKSRDYGRIINSLHFQRVMGLMEGQKVAYGGTGDATSRYIAPTILVDVDPQSPVMQEEVLGPIMPIVCVRGLEEAIQFISQREKPLALYVFSLNDKVIKKMIAETSSGGVTANDVIVHTTVPSLPYGGVGGSGMGSYHGKKSFETFSHRRSCLVRPLLNEEALRARYPPSPAKMPRH; from the exons ATGGACACAATCAGCGAGGTGGTGCAGCGGGCCAGAGCCGCCTTCAACGCGGGCAAGACGCGCCCGCTCCAGTGCCGCGTCCAGCAGCTGGAGGGGCTGCGGCGCCTGATCCGCGAGCGCGAGAAGGACCTCGTGGGCGCGCTGGCCGCCGACCTCCGCAAG AACGAATGGACCGCCTACTACGAGGAGATCGTGTACGTCCTGGAGGAGATCGACTACGTGATCAAGAAACTCCCTGAGTGGGCTGCGGACGAGCCCGTGGAGAAGACGCCCCAGACCCAGCAGGATGAGTCCTACATCCACTCAGAGCCCCTGGGTGTGGTTCTCATCATCGGCACCTGGAACTACCCCTTCAGCCTCACCATCCAGCCCATGGTGGGCGCCATTGCTGCAG GGAACGCGGTGGTCCTCAAGCCGTCGGAGCTGAGTGAGAACACAGCGAGCCTGCTGGCCACCATCCTCCCCCAGTACCTGGACAAG GATCTGTACCCGGTGATCAGTGGGGGTGTCCCCGAAACCACGGAGGTGCTCAAGGAGAGATTTGACCACATCCTGTACATCGGGAGCCCCGGGGTGGGCAGGATCGTCATGATGGCTGCGGCCAAGCACCTGACCCCCGTCACGCTGGGGCTGGGGGGCAAAAACCCCTGCTACGTGGACAAGGACTGTGACCTGGACGTCGCCTGCAG ACGCATCGCCTGGGGGAAATTCATGAACAGCGGCCAGGGGTGCGTGGCCCCCGATTACATCCTGTGTGACCCCTCGATCCAGAACCAAGTCGTGGAGAAGCTCACAAAGTCCCTGAAG GAGTTCTACGGGGAGGATGCCAAGAAGTCCCGCGACTACGGGAGAATCATCAACTCCCTACACTTCCAGAGGGTGATGGGTCTGATGGAAGGCCAGAAGGTCGCCTACGGGGGCACCGGGGATGCGACCAGCCGGTACATAG CCCCCACCATCCTCGTGGACGTGGACCCCCAGTCCCCGGTGATGCAGGAGGAGGTCTTAGGGCCCATAATGCCCATCGTATGCGTGCGCGGCCTGGAGGAAGCCATCCAGTTCATCAGCCAGCGCGAGAAGCCCCTGGCCCTCTATGTGTTCTCCCTAAACGACAAG GTGATTAAGAAGATGATCGCGGAGACTTCTAGTGGCGGGGTGACGGCCAACGACGTCATCGTCCACACGACCGTGCCCTCGCTGCCCTACGGGGGCGTGG GGGGCAGCGGCATGGGGTCCTACCACGGCAAGAAGAGCTTCGAGACCTTCTCCCACCGCCGCTCTTGCCTGGTGAGGCCTCTGCTGAATGAGGAGGCCCTCAGAGCCAGATACCCCCCGAGCCCGGCCAAG ATGCCCCGTCACTGA